A region of the Cydia strobilella chromosome 18, ilCydStro3.1, whole genome shotgun sequence genome:
aatcaggcgggccgcatgcttgtttgccaccgacgtattaaaaaaaaattaaaagtatatttatcGGGTGGAAAAataggtacgtaggtaggttTGGGACGCAGGTACCAAATCCCGAGCTAACCGAAATTACGATTCGAAAATACCGTTAACAGTATACCTATATtgctataattaataattataataataagcccaGACACTGGTGAAGTGATGACTGAGTGAGCGAAAGCAAGCGAAACATCTCCTTTTCAgcttaggtaggtaaatatgcTTTCGTATGTACGCCGTTTGTCATTTCTCAATCGATTCTCATGACATTTTTGAGCAGCTTTGATAATTAGATACATTCGTTTTGCActgtttacaagcttttatttaacttgactGTTAGGAGGTAGGTATGAACTGAATGTTAGTTAgcgtgggtcaaatcttggatgtTAAAGCAAATTTGACCCactactattacataaaaacactACTACCAAACACtactactattaaataaaaacactttgaactttactCGACTTCCGattaagctgaaattttgcatacacatgtaaatcggatgacaatccaatattatgatgacgtggagctgatctgatgacggagACAGGACTTGGTCTtgagaactctgtgataaaccaacgcaaactaattgtgtttcggATTGTTAGCATTGTCTCGAAGAGTATATTTGCACGGcacgtggaaagaaaagtacctacctacagtcagcaataaaaagttgtacataccaaactatttttttcgcaaaaacttatttatatagataatCGCAATAACATAAACAGTCACTACCCACATATTTGGGGGctaatttgataaatattgtGCCTTTTAGGGTGCGACTCTGTACGTCCGCTGTCACGTCGCTAAAGATCTTTTATCTCGAGAAGTCGTGGAGGTATAGAGTAGAAATCAaaactatatacctaagtataactCAGGTCTagtcccttgaagctgggacaaaatcaaacttctaagttgacgtaaataaaaccggccaagtgcgagtcgagattacggaaaaaaacagcaaaaaaatcacgtttgttgtatgggagccccatttaaatatttatattattctgtttttagtatttgttgttatagcggcaaaagaaatacatcatctgtgaaaatttcaactgtctagctatcacggttcatgagatacagcctggtgacagacagacagacggacagacggacggacagcggagtcttagtaataccctttgggtacggaaccctaaaaaaaggataCCTATGGCGGAAGGATCGTGAATTACCTGGCGCGGAAGCAGCAGAATGAAAGGTGGGCTGAATGTCAGTTACAGGAGCAACATTTTGAAAGGTGGATGTTGTGGTGGATTCTCATGTTGTCGGCtatgctcgtagcgcgtagctcgcgctggtagAGTCATCTGCAGAAAAaagtgacccccccccccctgcaatgGCATTGCTGACTACACAAGGCATATAATATGCAAAATTGTTGCATAAGTTCAGTTCCAAATTTTAATGTCATTCGCTTTCActtttgacgacctgtctggcctagtaggtagtgaccctgcctatgaagccgatggtcccgtccGGCCGATGGGTTCTAAACCGGTAGGTAACGGCATTCTTTCGTGTGATGAGCTCGGACATTTGttgctgagtcatgggtgttttatatgtatttaagtatttatataaaagtttatatgttatatatatcgtcgtctagtgccCACAACGCAAGCCTTATAGAGCTTACTGCGGGACTTGGATTATTTGTGtaaagtgaggtttagactagcaagaacttgcatgcaattttcaatacattgcggtatctgataaacattttgaatgaagtttaccttagtaggcagcaatgtaacgtaaattgcatgcaagttcttgctagtctaaacctcgcttaataatgtcctatattatttatttattattattagatttattaaatttaactgctattttttggtacaactttaGCACAATCAGTATAGTGATTTAGGCTTGAAAACAGTCAGTCAGGCATACTGTGGcggttataaaatgttattattgtgtttttacgtTATACATAATAGAAACTTACCAAGTAGACATAGGGTCGGTACTGCTATAGCATTTAATCGCTTAAAGCGATTCCTATGTTCTTCGGTAAAATGAAGATCGCAAAtcctcttttttttataaaattcataatcTGATGGGTGCCCAACTTGCCCCCAATAAGCTGAACCCAAACTTTAAATCGATCAGGGTGTTTGTTTGGATTTGGAAAAACGTGCAGCACCGCACctgaaataagttatttttttaaataaattcaaatggtGTAACATCTGCGTGACCATTTTAACATCTCTAATCGCAGTATATCAACATTTCAACAACAGAAAATGTCTAGTAGTAGTAATTATAGACAAAATAATTTACCTTTCTTCGAACATCCAAATGCACAACAATGCGGCATTGTAAACTTAGTCAAGCATAAGGACGCTGATAAGCAATTGTGTTATCCCACATTCAATTTGCAAAAAATGTTGACACTATGTTGACACCTTTATTACATTGACATATTATTGCTTATCAAGTTATCAGCATCCATTATTAGTGGCCATTTCccaaatgtaatagaaataaaatattttaaatggctgaaatataaaaagaggagcacgaaacaaaattgttttacttttaagtCAATAACAGATACAGTGTTGCCAACATGGGTGCGGGGAtgccacataaaaaaaaccagttCCGAGTTAAGTAATAAAGATGACGCTATTTTTTCGAATAAATGGCTCTCTAAGGGACTGTCCCCCCCCTGATCCTACCACAGGCAATGTAAAAGTTAAGGCCCGTCCAGAcggacaagggcctgacactctagatagagaaagatagtcttattgcgattcctaagaggaaagagaaaatagtgccatgctttgtcaaATTTATAAgattgaaagagaaaaaatcctatgctgcccaaattttatatgaatattctttctcttacccccggtcgctcggtggcgcgtctataactaggTACTTGTAGTTGTATATACTATTCTATGAGACGGGACGACCAAATTGACAATTTGATcagattttctttttttttattatgacgttTCTAATGATGACACTTCCTCACCTTCTATTTCCGTTTCCTCAATCTCATCTATAATAGCATCCACGCGTACACAATTTCATAAGGACCCTCCACACTCCAAAGGGCCCTGcacctccacactcatgcgcgaatcacggcgcaaagccgcgattcgcgcatgagttaGGAGGGCCCtcaaggacaaagcatggcactattttctccttcctctaataggaatcgcaataagactatctttctctatcaaagagtgtcagcaCAGTGTCAGGCCATGGTTCCGGCCCTTGGTTTCAAacttcaaatatctttattgccaatcataaacatattttagtatagtagttatagacataaaaccgagcgaccaggggtaagagaaagacatattcatgtattgacaggtaattgtattttttttttatgaaataggaggcaaacgagcagacggatcacctgatggtaagcgattaccgccgcccatggacacccgcaacaccagaggggttgtaagtgcgttgccggcctttaagatggaagtacgctcttttcttgaaggtttgaaggtcatatcggtccgtatgtatggcagcataatcttttttctctttcacacttataaatttcggtatttcgccatcgcctcctacctatgctgccataacccgatcatgaaaaaaaacccggtcggtgatcaggacaaagcatggcactattttctctttccgcttataggaatcgcaataagactatatttctctatcaaagagtgtcaggcccttgttgccaatatattacatttacatgGAATAttagaccctgtaagggcacagcaggGTGTTTTTATGGTATGTAACAAtaaacccgaccaaattacgtaggttgtttttggtatgttgtcaggatgtcaggaatgttaaaacgtgtttttaattttgtcgcattgcgtatgttctgtctctCAGGCTCGGGGGTCTTGATCTATAGAcccacagattattaactagtatAGACCTcaccacactcgtgcgcgaagccgcgcacgcgagtgtggagtctagttagCTAATCAGCAAAAtcaactccacactcgcgttcgcggcttcgcgccgcgtagtctggagcgagctttatgGCCGCACCGTTTTTGAATGGCgccaaatttaaattgtattttatggtATCTCGTCGAGTCTCTAATTCTCTATCTCTGGCCGAGTCGAGATCTTATTTTGCGAACGTTTGGAGAAATTAGAAAAATTACATAAAGTATGAATGACAAAATTCATATTCtgaaaaataaactaacatCAGGTTACTTTTAATTATATACCATTAGTTCCCTAACATATTTCCTGAAGACATGTTCATTGTAtgatgaaaataaaacatttaacatattttcagtaacaaaacaaaaaatggaTGCAGAAAGAGACGTAGGTAAAATTCGCATAACGGGCAGTACTCTTTCTGAAGAACTTGCTACAATTAAATCTGAATTAGAGTTTTTTACACGACAGTTAGAGGTAAGTGTGTTAACTTATAAAAGATGAAAATGAAATGTACCACCTGGGAGATTTTTACCAATTAAACATAGAAGCGTTTTTTAGTTTACCATGTCTATTCTTCTGTTACCTACTAAGGAATCCAAATCGGAGATATCCAACGCACGCCATCAAATAGCTATGATAGAAATTTGTACAAGTTCAGAAACAAGTAAGGTCAGCAGTCACGTAGAGCATTTGAATGCTCACCGAGAAGGATACTATGTCTTGTTTGATAAAGGTAGGCCGTTTTGATTTAATATTAAGAACTAATATTACACTGATTaaaatttcacgatttttactcattattatttacaacgacgggacttaatcgcgtaaaataagttttaaatttacctccgacgtttcgacgtccgatcgtgcgaagtggagagaaaagacaagaaaagcagaccccacaatcagatgggaataataattgctaaggagagagagagagtttcgaggacggcgttgtccccgtcggacgtcggaggtaaatttaaaacttattttacgcgattaagtcccgtcgttgtaaataataactaatattACGTTTAAATTTATTACGAAGTagatagctagccatacacgcacggatttgcccgccGGGCACGTCGCGGATCTGATCCGCGACTTCGCCACACACGGCGACGGGCATCAGTTGTGATCCGGATTTAGCTAGTAACGGTTGTCTGAAACAATGTCTCTGTCCAAACAAAAACTGGCTGTGATATGTGGAGGTTTTATATATCTCGAAGAAAGAAAACGGAGAAGAGTTTGGGTAAAATATTGGCTAGCCAAACGACCACGATATAGCCATATGAACCTACTTAAAGATATGATaagattatatttttgttttaacgaaTTTCTCATCTGCGACGGGATTAAGTTCTTTACATTTTTCGATCGCAAGCTTGTTTTTTAAGATCCTGTGAAGGTACAATTTTTTGTCCTTGATCTTCCATAAACATGGTAAAGACTTATAGAGTTCTATAAAACTCGTCCAAAATACTTTGTTTTCACTAAACGCCATTTTAAATGAGCGCGAGCGTACTTCTCTGCCGAAGCGTTGGAGCTCAACTGAGGTGCGAATCGCGTCGGAGCGCATCCGTGCAATCCGGCCGGCACGGCACATCCGTTACTACGCACACACGCGCGGGCGGCCGCTCGGATGTGTTTGACCCGTGCCCGATCCGTTGGTTTTGAGCGGCAGTTTTCCGGCGGATAAATCTGTgcctatttctcgccacacattgacggacgTGTCCGCTAGACATTGACGGACGTGTCCGCTAGACACatccaaagagtatataaccactacggacacatctttcaggcagatccgacgggcaaatccgtgcgtgtatggctagctattcATTTGGCACAGGCACAACAAAAATTAGGAAATGCACCTACTATCCAAAGCCCCACTGCGGTGCAAAGCCAGCTATGCTAAAATGTCTTATAGAAACAGAGGGTACtgtaccgcgaaaatcgaaatttcgtaatctgcctctctatcgctcgaatatgtaagAGTTCAGAGTAAGGTTTTGTCACGGTTTCGTAgatactacaaaaaaaatattcatgccagtggtgaaataaattttaaagattttttaaattgtaaatgcATAGACTCTGAACATGCAACTTAACGTCTTGATAATACTTAGAGGACACGGTTCAGATAtctgtgaacaccttggccgctccgatatattatATCTGATGGAAACTGTaggtattttgaaaaaaaaaaaaaaaaaaaaacttgcattGTTTCCGTGCGTCACAGTGGGCTAACtgcttaataattatattaagtaacttctctgagaccacggggacaacgccgtcctcgaaacgtcggaggtcaatttaaaacaattttacgcgaatgaataaaaatcgtaaaagtttaaatcagtgtttaacaTTAACTTAACCAATATGCAATATCTTAGAACGTACGCTATCTGAAGTACGAGAGAAAGAGTTGAGAGAGAAGGAAGCCGAAGAGTTGGAGTCGGAGCGGCAAAAGCTAAAGATTGTGACCGCGAGGAACGACCAGCGCGCGCGGGAGGCTGCCGTGTTGGACGCTGAAAGTCATGCCATTGAGCAGGCCTGTGTCGTATTAAAGGTACCTACAGCTAGCTACCTATAGttacctaggtaggtaggtacgcgAATTAAGCTGTGTGAACCGAAAGCAACCAAAGTAGGTAGATaccaaattttaaaatgttgttcCTCTAggacaggggtcggcaaccggcggcccgcgggccgcatgcggcCCGCGAACCCCtcgcttgcggcccgcgagcctccgggTTGCATCAGTCCTACGTCACTAAAGTAatcgagtgaaaaagaaaagtctttcatttcaatttaattatttgaagTTGGGTTGGGTTATCACAAGATCTACTTTAAATGTGCCGATCACTCAATATGCACAGACGTGCCAATAAGAGTGTCTGCCTATcgcaatgtaagagcgcgcgaagcacgctgaatgtcgggtttcgTCCGACCTGTAAGTGTGgaggcttcgcccgacctttaagggCGCCCTGTATGTTAAAGCaggcgcaggcgccctgcatgtaaaagCGCGCATCGCTGAATGCCGGGCTTCGCCCGACTTTTAAGTGTGAGGGGCGCctgcaggcgccctgtatgtaagagcgcgcgaagggcgctgaataactgtgaggaacgccgcaggcgccctgcatgtaagagcgcgctttcgcgcgctgaataactgtgagaggcgccgcaggcgccctgcatgtaagcgcgcgctgaataactgtgagggacgccgcaggcgccctgcatgtaagagcgcgccaagcgcgctgaatgtcgggtttcgcccgacctttaagtgtggagGGTTCGCTggatgtcgggcttcgcccgacctttaagggcgccctgtatgtaaaagcaggcgcaggcgccctgcatgtaaaagcaggcgcaggcgccctgcatgtaaaagCGCGCATCGCTGAATGCCGGGCTTCGCCCGACTTTTAagtgtgagggacgccgcaggcgccctgtatgtaagagcgcgcgaagggcgctgaataactgtgaggaacgccgcaggcgccctgcatgtaagagcgcgccaagcgcgatgaaTTACGTTTAAGTGTAAggagcgccgcaggcgccctgcatgtaagagcgcgctttcgcgcgctgaataactgtgacagacgccgcaggcgccctgcatgtaagcgcgcgctgaataactgtgagggacgccgcaggcgccctgcatgtaagagcgcgccaagcgcgatgaatgtccggctccgcccgacctttaagtgtgtatgtaagagcgcgcgaatggcgctgaataactgtgagggacgccgcaggcgccctgcatgtaagagcgcgcgaagcgcgctgaataactgtgagggacgccgcaggagccctgcatgtaagacgatgaggggcgccctgtatgtaagaactCGCGAAGCGCGATCTGAATTTCGGCACtcttttgtataaaaatgtatattaaaagaaGTCCTTTTTGACAAAtgacaatgtagtaccttttgtctaataaattcacgaattattaacagtgtgcggcccgctgcaattttgctaaccgctatgtggcccttggctgctaaaaggttgccgacccctgctctaGGACAATAAACAGCAGTGGAAGTAGTGAATGTgcgaaataatattattaacacGATCTTGTTCTCAATAAAAGAGTGGTGTCTAGATCATTAGAACGAATCGACCGTTATAGCttcttctgctgctgactgtaggACACTAATACTAATCGACACCTATCTTTTCCTATAATACAACAACCCGCCTACATAATTAAATAGAACTAAATTCCAGAAACGAAATAACGcaataatgctgaaattaaGAAGAAAACTTGTTGAAACCGAAGACATTCGACGAGAActtctaaagcagaaagaacAAGTCAATGGTAATGGTAATCATACCCAGCAAAGTGAATACCTAATCATTTAGTTACTTATCAATTTCATTTCCTTATTACAATttgtaaatgaaaaataaataaagtcatAATTCTATAACCatgatttattaattatttatcaataaaataagaaaagaatTACAAACAAAGGTATATAATGaaggtaaaaaattatatactaTAGTATGGTCAAtttaagcaaatcttgtcagtagaaaaaggcgcaaaattcaaatttcctatgggacgatatcccttcgcgccttcctgcctacttttttaaatttgccgcctttttctattgacaagatttgcttgacctgCTATACCTATTTAATGTACTGTTCGAGTGGTCAGATTAGTTAGAATAGAAGGTTAACTAATCtagatctatctatctatcttagtGTTATAGTATTAAGCTCTGTCCAGACAAGACCATTTTTCCCACAATCtgattaaaattgtaaatgtaaTCGTGTTGTTAAATAGTCGGCGTACGGCCGCGCGCCTGAACGTTAGGGCATGGTCATATTTAAAAGTTCACAAATCGTTGATTGCTTTTCGCGTCTACTTATGATAAGTACTATAATTGTTATAAAGCTGTAAAGCTGCGATAGCGATAGTATTAAGATATACACAAGACTCAAAAACGCATGTAGGACGTCGCATAAAATACGGCACATTAAATTTACGTAACATGTGATAGGTGTGTGcgaagtgcgggtagttcgaaaaactgatgtcaactttagcttctccaagaccacggggacaaaaCGCCGTCCTGGAAACGCCGgaggcaaatttaaaaactgaTTTATACGCGATTACGTCCCGTTTTAGTTCccaaaaaatacttattccTAAGACAGAACAAATCAATATTCATGCAtggctttaaaatatttaacagtAACCGATATTTTTCCTGTGACTGTGACTTTTTCTTAATAGTTTGCCGATGCATGGTTTAGGTACATCGAGctacaaaattgcatggacacagtATGAATAAAACCATTCTTTCGTTTCGGGCGTCACGCGTCAGCAGATCTGAGGAAGGAGCATTTGCGTCATACGCTACTTAATACCAATACCCAATGCGAGTCGCTATAGCAAACTTAGTTACtgcaggcacagaataagtaattagtATGTACAACCTGAACCTTTGAACATGAACCTTTGGGCAGTGGGCACGGTAGCACAGATTTTAAAACAGTTCTTACGGTAGCTTGCTCCAATAACTAAGCACCAAAGCGTTAAAAATCCTGAGCATAACTTAGTTCATTAACTATGTTAAAAGACTGACTAATTATCCAATTGCAGTAATAAGGCAACACTTCGTTTAATCCAATGTGCAGGCGGCATGTTGGAAGGCAAAAAAAATGGTAACACAAAATTGGACGAATGTCCGGTGGTCGCCAGAACGCCTTTTCTTTCTAATGTTTTATATAGAGGACATTTGTATCTTGTGCCTTCACGAAATTCTGATTTTACTGTCGGATATAGCCAAATTGCGGGCATGttatcattcaatatttttggGAGCTGTTCGGCTATTGCATATTCCTTTCTGTCCCATCGGCCGCCATCCATGAAAAGACCTTCTACGTAAACTCCGTACTCAGCAGCTACTGTTTCGTAATCTACGCGACGAACTTCAAAATCAAAAGTTAGCAAATCTATTGGGATTTTTTTAGACCTAGCATAGTTTTGGACCGATCCAGTTAGAAAAGCTTGCGTGAAAAAAAAGCCCGAGAGCCAAAACGTAGACGGTTTGCCTTGTTCGTACCACGTCTGTAACTTGTTCAGTCTTTCTATAAAATCTGTAACGTAACTAGGTAAGGGTTTCAGGCTAGGATAAGAGACTTTGCTCCAGTTACCTGGTATTTTACCTAGTAGCATTGCGTTGGCTTGCAGATCTAAAGCCGGAGACATCACAATAAGACCTTTAACAGCTTTTTGCAAGTCTTGCAAAGAACTCCTGATTTCGCTAAGTAGTTTATTGAACCTTTGCATTTCTTGCACAAGTACTGTATTCATAGATTCATTATAATCCACGGGATATTTTTTTTGAGCTATTTCAACATCAAACGTAGGAGGGAGTTTGGACAATATTTCCCCTGCCATGTGTACAAGTACTGCTTCTGTATTTCCACCTTCGCCCCCACTGTCTGTTCCTTCTACGAGTACTAACGTTCCAGTTAGAGACATGGATATAGCATAATCACGAGTTATTCCCGCATTCATATGCAGACCGTAAACCTCTGGAGGCGGATTTACAGGAACGGATTCAATATGCTTTAAATAGTCTTGGTACTCGCACCTGCGAGGAAGGCCGTACTGTGGTCCAATGTCACAGAACGTATGGTTAGGGTCGTTTACAACTCCTGGATTAACATAGTTGTCTAAAATCGTAGTAATAAGTCGTCTATCCCAATCATCGGTGACACGACCCCCATAATTGCATTCACCTGTTAAATACTTTATGGCCACATACTGAATTTCTTCATACTGATTTAAGAACAATTGCAACTGCAGAACGGATATTTGAAAGTCTGAATCGTTAAAACCATATTGAATATTCCAACCTAGGGGACCAAATTTTTTTCGTTCCTGTACCACTGCATGAAAGAAACTTATACCATACAAAAGTTTACTGAATGATTTATCTTTTCCCGGGCAACCTTCATAGAATTCTGGTTCTTTTAATGGTTCCGAATTATAAGACCGATTTAAATTATGTTGAAGCCCGGTCGGGGGTTCGTTGGTCATCTTTACACCCACTTGTAAAACAGATTGAGGAAACCTGTCAGAAGGGTAGCTTGTCAACCAAAGCCTAAAACTAAGGTCAGTGTTAGTTAAGTCAAAACCTTCAATAATTTTTTCGAGTACAGGTAGCCAAGACACAGCTAAGTGGCAATTTTGTAAACATACCCAACCTGATTCTAATTGAGCTCTTTCTATCATTGCTTTAGCTATCGGCCCTTGTCCTTGCCCTAATGATATCGAGCTGAACCTATTAGAGTAACCCATTTTTTCACAATATTTTATAAGTGCACCCATGGGATCTGAGCCCGGTGAAAGGATGAATATTAAAGGGGCTAGGCAGTTGGAGTCTGCAAAAGATTTTCCAATGTCGAAGGGCGGCGGTGTGATATAATTACGACCCAATTGCTTTTCTACAAATTCAGAAACTGCTATTGTTAATTTATCAGGCCTTAATACTCTTACAATTAGGAGCTTTTGAAAAGGGATTAATTTATCCCACTTACCAGGCAAAGGCTTGTTATGTGGGTTCAGATCATCATAGATTTCTTTCCATGCATCTAGCTTACTTACAAAATCCTTTTTTACTCCATGAAAAGCTGGCAAGTCATCAAGTCTACATATTTCATCCCAAGCTTTATCTGGTATCCAATCTTTGGGTTTTACCAGAGGATTCTCGACGGCAATCCCtccagttattaaaaaaattaattcatcATATTGCATTTCCTCTGCAGCCAGCATCATTTTAGAGCacataataaaagaaaacataagtttaTCTTTATCGAACAATGATCTACATACAttgctatataaattataagtaaatgtGTCTTTCAGAAATTTTAATCTCTTGTCCAAATCTTTCGATTTGTTGGCATTCTCAATCGATATAATGTAAAGACTTATAAACCACGTCAATGAATATTGATACATGGGATCTACATTGGGCAGCTCTGTGAcgcaataatataatattgcagAATGTGAAGCAATTGGTCTATATCCAAGTCGAAACTTCTCTATAACCATTTCAGTTTCCAAGCTAGCCTCTTGTTTTTTCATTATATCAATAGCCAGTATTTTAGACGAATCTAAAACTTCTATAGCAGATTCATCCTCTAAAATGTCGCCTTTAGATTCTTGTAAGGTGCGCAAAATATCATCTTCTACACCTTTGAGGGCGGCTTTATTAGCTGCGCCTTGTACTATGAGCTTTTCACGTTTTTCTTGCAAGTCAGGGCGCTCTTTAGCCACTACAATTCCGAGTAATTGATCTTCTAAGCCGTCCTTAGTAAGagcaaaattaattaaagttaCTTTATTGAATACTTCAGGAAGATAATGAGGGTTTCGTAGTTTTGTAGTCATGTAAAGTCTAAAATTGGGATGATACTCTATGACATTCTCACCAAGTGCAATATATTCTTTACCGGCTTgcatataagtattttttaataacactGGGTCTAATGGCGCCTCTACGTCTTCTAAAATACAATCAATTAGAGCAGGTTTACCATACTCTAAGCAAGTTTCAATGACTTTCATATAATTGCCATCAGTAAACTTAAGAACTTGAAGATCATTAGATTTTTCCATTGTTTTGATCCATTTATTTGCCTGTCCTTGTGGGTCTACCAGTAATGACCATCTCATAGAATTGTCTTGTATAATGCCATTGTCAATAGAGAAAGCATCTCTAGGTAATCCCGCAATGCACCAATTCTGTATTTTAATATCAGAACCTAAGACGTCTTTAAGGACATATGTTCCAGAATGTGGCATATCAAGTTTGATTACTAGTTGGCGCCATTGTTCTGTAATAGCAGTTCTCACGGGTAACGTATAAGGAGCTAAATAAGCAATTATTCCACACGAAACCAACATGTCTCCAGCTAAATTATCGTATAATAATTGCAAATTCTCAGCAGCAGCGGTCCAGCGTACTTTCTCTCCTCCTAAACCACCAATTAATTTTTCAGCTCTCCATAACTTATCTATACATAGCTGTA
Encoded here:
- the LOC134749627 gene encoding uncharacterized protein LOC134749627, which gives rise to MDAERDVGKIRITGSTLSEELATIKSELEFFTRQLEESKSEISNARHQIAMIEICTSSETSKVSSHVEHLNAHREGYYVLFDKERTLSEVREKELREKEAEELESERQKLKIVTARNDQRAREAAVLDAESHAIEQACVVLKKRNNAIMLKLRRKLVETEDIRRELLKQKEQVNGNGNHTQQSEYLII